A genome region from Methylobacterium sp. FF17 includes the following:
- a CDS encoding invasion associated locus B family protein yields the protein MLRRTHGGIARAAAAGAIAAGLLVAGVAPQEAAAQGMVRNTFGDWQLRCETPAGAKAEQCAMVQYLAAEDRPNLTLVVIVLKTADNRGYLLRVVAPLGVLLPSGLGLKIDKTDVGRAGFVRCLTTGCVAEVVMDDGLVKQFAGGAQATFIVFQTPEEGVGIPLSMKGFAQGFESLK from the coding sequence ATGCTGCGGCGCACGCACGGTGGGATTGCCCGGGCTGCGGCGGCGGGCGCGATCGCTGCGGGACTGCTGGTCGCGGGCGTCGCGCCGCAGGAGGCGGCGGCGCAGGGTATGGTGCGCAATACCTTCGGCGATTGGCAGTTGCGGTGCGAAACGCCGGCGGGGGCTAAGGCTGAGCAATGTGCCATGGTGCAGTACCTGGCGGCGGAGGACCGGCCGAACCTGACGCTGGTGGTGATCGTCCTGAAGACCGCCGACAATCGCGGGTATCTCCTGCGCGTGGTGGCCCCGCTCGGGGTGCTGCTGCCCTCGGGGCTCGGCCTGAAGATCGACAAGACGGATGTGGGCCGCGCCGGATTTGTGCGTTGTCTGACAACGGGTTGCGTCGCCGAGGTGGTGATGGACGACGGTCTGGTCAAGCAGTTCGCCGGCGGCGCGCAGGCGACCTTCATCGTCTTCCAGACCCCCGAGGAGGGCGTCGGAATCCCCCTCTCGATGAAGGGGTTCGCGCAGGGATTCGAGAGCCTGAAGTGA